A single Triticum dicoccoides isolate Atlit2015 ecotype Zavitan chromosome 2A, WEW_v2.0, whole genome shotgun sequence DNA region contains:
- the LOC119355721 gene encoding B-box zinc finger protein 24-like → MRIQCDACEGAAATVVCCADEAALCARCDVQIHAANKLASKHQRLPLEDAADAAGLPRCDVCQDKPAFVFCVDDRALFCRDCDDSIHVQGTLSANHQRYIATGIRVSFSSVCSAHADTHPPPPPTSKPKAPPTVAVHRAEPVSAAAQEVPSSPFLPSSGWAVEDLLQFSDYESNDKKGSPSPLGFKELEWFADIDLFHEYDDQAPAPKWGRTAAEVPELFASPQPASNAGFYKTAGARQSKKARVELPDDDDEDYLLVPDLG, encoded by the exons ATGAGGATCCAGTGCGACGCGTGCGAgggcgcggcggcgacggtggtgtgctGCGCGGACGAGGCGGCGCTGTGCGCGCGCTGCGACGTGCAGATCCACGCCGCCAACAAGCTGGCCAGCAAGCACCAGCGCCTGCCGCTCGAggacgccgccgacgccgccggccTCCCGCGCTGCGACGTGTGCCAGGACAAGCCGGCCTTCGTCTTCTGCGTGGACGACAGGGCGCTCTTCTGCCGCGACTGCGACGACTCCATCCACGTCCAGGGCACGCTCTCCGCCAACCACCAGCGCTACATCGCCACCGGCATCCGCGTCAGCTTCAGCTCCGTCTGCAGCGCCCACGCCGAcacccacccgccgccgccgccgacctccaagCCCAAGGCGCCGCCGACCGTCGCCGTCCACAGGGCGGAGCCGGTCTCGGCCGCCGCGCAGGAGGTGCCGTCGTCGCCGTTCCTGCCGTCGTCCGGCTGGGCCGTCGAGGACCTCCTGCAGTTCTCTGACTACGAGTCTAACGATAAG AAGGGTTCTCCGTCTCCTCTTGGGTTCAAGGAGCTGGAGTGGTTCGCCGACATCGACCTGTTCCACGAGTATGACGACCAGGCGCCGGCACCAAAGTGGGGCAGAACCGCGGCGGAGGTGCCCGAGCTCTTCGCCTCGCCGCAGCCGGCCAGCAACGCCGGCTTCTACAAGACAGCCGGAGCGCGCCAGAGCAAGAAGGCGAGGGTGGAGCtgcccgacgacgacgacgaggactaccTCCTCGTTCCTGATCTTGGATGA